ATGAAGTCTTTGGACCAGTCAAAAACCCTTATTATGTTGTGAGATTCAATTCTGAAGATGAAGTCCCTGCAAGCATCCAAGGGGGAACCTTGATCTCGTTTGTTCCAGAATTTGCCGATCATGTGCTTAAAAACAAAGATGTTTACAAGAAAGGGTATGATGCATCTGGTGCGAACGATGAGGAGTTGGATGATGAATTTGAGTTTTCAGATGATGAGAAGGAGGCTGAATACAGGAGAATGCAAAGATTGTCAAAGAGAGGTGTAAATGATCAAAATCCTGGCAAGGGcaagaaaaaaaacaatagaTATCAGTCTTCACTGAATGAGTATGTGGTACCTTCCACCTCCGATGCACCTGCAACACCATTGCTTGATCGTGGGAATCATTCATCATTTTCTGGCACTGGACAAGGTCCTTTGGGGGGAACCACCACAGTTCCACCATTTCCACCCTTAAATGCAGGTCCTAACTTTGCCGCAAATGGAGTTTGGACAAATGGGACATCATTTCCGCAGCAGCCACAACATGTTATGGCTCCTAATGGATTTCCTTCAAATGGCATACCATTTTACCCTCAAAACACTCAATTTTCTCATCAGTTGCCTATGCCAGGAATGCAATTTCAACAGCAATTGCTTCCCAATCCTGGATCTCTTCTCACAAATATGCTTTCTGGGATGCAGCCCAATATATTTGCACAAGCCATGTCAGCACAGGGGCTTCCGGGTCAAAACCAAATGCCTCAAAACCATCTGGGTCAAAACCAAATGCCTCAAAACTATCTGGGTCAGAACCAAATGCCTCAAAATCAAATGGCATTTGGTTTGAGCTCACCCTTCTCACAGATTCCACCACCCTACTTTCCTGCACAGCAGGGTTTTCCATCTACTGAATCGCAACCAGAAAGAAACCCTAATTGGAATTCTAATTCTGCTTCTGGCTCCCCCTCTCAATTTCATCCAGGCTCATCTGCTAGTCGTGGGAGAAACACTTATCGTGGTCGCGGTAGGAAAGGGTGGCGACCAGCCAAGTGAAGGTTATTGTGCAATTCACTTTGAAACAATCTGTCAGAGTAGGGCCATTCTGCAAGGATTGCACTTAGCTTTTGCGCTTGGGATCCTGAGCCAGCAACATTCTTGTTTTAAAAGACGTATAGGCATCTctgttgaaatttgaaattaatgCAGTAAGATCCTAAAATAGATGAGTTCCTATTTACGTGTATTATCTGTTCTTTGGAAGTATTTTTTCTTGATTAGCTtggtgctgatgatcttgtttGTTTACTGGATTGACTGAAGTTGCACCTTGAAACACCTTCCACTTCTAATGCGCTGAATCATGCTAATATATTTTATCACCGTACTCAAGAATGATAACTGAAAAGTACTACTTATTTGAAGCACCAGTAAAAATCTCGTATTAAGCTTGAAACAGATATCACCTCATTACTATTTTCCTTTCTGCAATCAATGCCATTTGCACTCTTTCATGCCTCTACCCAGGCCATTGAAATTATTGAAAGTATCAAAATCTCGAGTAATGTCATTCAAGGCAGAACCTGAAGATCTAGCTTGCTATTGTAGAAtataaaattttttttgaaactaaaatgtaaaaaattgaGTTTTACACCTTCAAATGAAATGAATTTTCACTTCTATCAAATTTTATTCCACTCatcaatttaatatttaatttcaatgAGTGGAAAATATCATACAACTAACTTATGTCTTTGATTATGTTGTCACCCATTATAAGGTACATTCATTTCAATCTAATTCCATTCTTCCTTCTCCATTCACTGATTTGGAATGCTGCAAATGTCACAAACGTGCTCTTAATTTTGGTCAATGGAAAATGCCGCCGTCGTTTATTTAGGTTAGGCCATCCAAACTACCACTGCACTAGTCAGTAGTTAACGACACCTCAAGAAACTGATCATACAACCAAATAGTGATAATCTTTCCTACCCAGGTAAATCATATTCTAGTTCAGTCAAGATGATTATATTCTTAAGTGATGAAGTGGGAATTACAACATTTGGGGAAGGAAAAGAATAACATAATTCATCTTATGGAAAGGAATCATTgaaaagaagaaaggaaaaaagatgtAAAGGTTCCATTCTCCACACCAGGAAGAGAAATTGAAGGTCCCATACTACATAAAGGAATAAGGAGATTTAGAACATTAACAAATAGAATTTAAATATGGCTTGCAAGATTAACCAGCCTACTTCAGACTCAATAGTTCCTTTCCCATGCCTTTAGGCAATAGCAACCCCTCCTATCATTATATATATAGCTAAACAAAACATGTGGACCCTCTTATAAGTAAGCACATTCATGGAGGACTAACATGCCCCACCATCTATAGACACTATTAATGAACTAGGAAACATTTGTTATCATTTCCAGAAATAACGGAACTGGTCGGGTAAAGTATTATCAGATCAGTACTTTGTGTCATTCCTTTTACGTTTTTCTCTTATACCATgatatatgaacaaattaacatatgaagagagagagagagagagagagagagagagagagagagagagagagagagagagagagagagagagaataagtTTGTTAACATTGAAATTTATGATCCAGTCAAAGAGAACAATGAATGCTGAACTCAGACTGGTAAGGTCCAATTAGGAAATAAAA
This portion of the Lotus japonicus ecotype B-129 chromosome 3, LjGifu_v1.2 genome encodes:
- the LOC130746947 gene encoding H/ACA ribonucleoprotein complex non-core subunit NAF1-like, with the protein product METLNNNGSELDPNLIPTETPPPEVEKLETLGCATIPIEEPNNGSEPEKLESLGCAATPIVEGVEKISLTGTPLSKSVEGNGDEVHSESESESENSESEESSSSDSESSSSDDESSSSSSGSDSDDDEEEKKEKRGVTGDLEVEEGEISGSDDDKMISWSNNDDDIIGDEDDDAVEAPIRSKNEIQNLPPVPPVNASLEPHHQILPVGVVMSTLGAQVIVEGVEKHDPLNEGSILWLTESQKPLGIVDEVFGPVKNPYYVVRFNSEDEVPASIQGGTLISFVPEFADHVLKNKDVYKKGYDASGANDEELDDEFEFSDDEKEAEYRRMQRLSKRGVNDQNPGKGKKKNNRYQSSLNEYVVPSTSDAPATPLLDRGNHSSFSGTGQGPLGGTTTVPPFPPLNAGPNFAANGVWTNGTSFPQQPQHVMAPNGFPSNGIPFYPQNTQFSHQLPMPGMQFQQQLLPNPGSLLTNMLSGMQPNIFAQAMSAQGLPGQNQMPQNHLGQNQMPQNYLGQNQMPQNQMAFGLSSPFSQIPPPYFPAQQGFPSTESQPERNPNWNSNSASGSPSQFHPGSSASRGRNTYRGRGRKGWRPAK